In Mytilus trossulus isolate FHL-02 chromosome 6, PNRI_Mtr1.1.1.hap1, whole genome shotgun sequence, a single window of DNA contains:
- the LOC134720685 gene encoding G-protein coupled receptor daf-37-like isoform X1, producing MLPYLDFLIRNHSKKMAGCLNRSLGNMTTEPPPDLSPQAFLERQIHFYFMEVGVPVVCAFGLVGNLLNLLVLTKEKIHRSLTKMEKSAHLGLIGLAVSDFMFCLLALLFTLMPSQSNYTEQNAILYYEWLGGSLITVFIITSTCLIVVMAGERYLAVCHPFKARKIISLKKTKITIFLVYMLCMIFSIPLFFENILKKTKCVDNTVLYEITVRKEYGRDKIALRRMIWALLFDFIPCAALLYFNACLIYRIHRAKKLRKQMVNGHDGNRCRFNSTTTSVTTPTSDPDLYSTVSSKTRSRLIKPKRKQSDNALNSVTATLVAVVVLFLILVSPSEVLKFIYTKVTNETHGKNYTLEIIKHVTNFMQALNFSVNFVLYCAVNKSFRKTLKNIFCFCDHHSTHYHRSHNDVKLGNMVPLFKNNVS from the exons ATGTTGCCGTATTTAGATTTTCTTATACGTAACCATTCGAAG AAAATGGCTGGCTGCCTAAACAGAAGTCTAGGGAATATGACAACAGAACCACCACCGGATTTGTCCCCGCAGGCCTTTTTAGAAAGACAAATACATTTCTATTTTATGGAAGTTGGAGTGCCAGTTGTCTGTGCATTTGGATTAGTCGGAAATTTACTTAATCTTCTCGTTCTAACAAAGGAGAAAATTCATAGATCTCTTACTAAAATGGAAAAGTCAGCACATCTAGGACTGATTGGATTAGCAGTGTCTGATTTTATGTTCTGCCTTCTAGCCTTGTTATTCACATTAATGCCTAGTCAATCTAATTACACCGAACAAAACGCAATCCTCTATTATGAGTGGTTGGGAGGTAGTCTTATTACAGTCTTCATCATCACAAGCACGTGTCTAATTGTAGTTATGGCCGGAGAGAGATATTTAGCAGTGTGTCATCCATTCAAAGCtagaaaaataatatcattaaagaagacaaaaattacaattttccttgtatatatgttgtgtatgATATTTTCTATACCTCTTTTCTTCGAAAATATccttaaaaagacaaaatgtgTAGATAATACTGTTTTGTACGAAATAACAGTTCGAAAGGAATATGGGCGTGATAAGATAGCTTTACGTAGAATGATCTGGGCTTTACTTTTCGATTTCATTCCATGTGCGGCTTTGTTATATTTCAATGCTTGTCTGATCTACAGAATACACAGAGCAAAGAAATTAAGGAAGCAAATGGTAAATGGACACGACGGAAATAGGTGTCGCTTTAATAGCACTACCACTTCCGTTACAACTCCAACAAGCGATCCAGATCTGTACTCAACAGTTTCATCGAAAACACGAAGTCGTCTTATTAAACCAAAACGAAAACAGTCTGATAACGCATTGAACAGTGTCACTGCTACTCTTGTAGCCGTTGTTGTGTTGTTCCTTATACTTGTTTCACCATCAGAAGTACTGAAATTTATATATACGAAAGTCACAAATGAAACACACGGTAAGAACTATACACtggaaataataaaacatgtgaCAAATTTCATGCAGGCATTGAACTTCTCTGTTAACTTTGTGTTATACTGTGCTGTGAATAAGTCTTTTAGAAAAACActgaaaaacattttctgtttctGCGACCATCACAGTACACATTACCACAGATCGCACAACGATGTCAAGTTAGGGAACATGGTTCCTCTGTTTAAGAACAATGTGTCATAA
- the LOC134720685 gene encoding G-protein coupled receptor daf-37-like isoform X2: protein MLPEDFIKFKKMAGCLNRSLGNMTTEPPPDLSPQAFLERQIHFYFMEVGVPVVCAFGLVGNLLNLLVLTKEKIHRSLTKMEKSAHLGLIGLAVSDFMFCLLALLFTLMPSQSNYTEQNAILYYEWLGGSLITVFIITSTCLIVVMAGERYLAVCHPFKARKIISLKKTKITIFLVYMLCMIFSIPLFFENILKKTKCVDNTVLYEITVRKEYGRDKIALRRMIWALLFDFIPCAALLYFNACLIYRIHRAKKLRKQMVNGHDGNRCRFNSTTTSVTTPTSDPDLYSTVSSKTRSRLIKPKRKQSDNALNSVTATLVAVVVLFLILVSPSEVLKFIYTKVTNETHGKNYTLEIIKHVTNFMQALNFSVNFVLYCAVNKSFRKTLKNIFCFCDHHSTHYHRSHNDVKLGNMVPLFKNNVS from the exons ATGTTACCCGAAGATTTCATCAAGTTCAAG AAAATGGCTGGCTGCCTAAACAGAAGTCTAGGGAATATGACAACAGAACCACCACCGGATTTGTCCCCGCAGGCCTTTTTAGAAAGACAAATACATTTCTATTTTATGGAAGTTGGAGTGCCAGTTGTCTGTGCATTTGGATTAGTCGGAAATTTACTTAATCTTCTCGTTCTAACAAAGGAGAAAATTCATAGATCTCTTACTAAAATGGAAAAGTCAGCACATCTAGGACTGATTGGATTAGCAGTGTCTGATTTTATGTTCTGCCTTCTAGCCTTGTTATTCACATTAATGCCTAGTCAATCTAATTACACCGAACAAAACGCAATCCTCTATTATGAGTGGTTGGGAGGTAGTCTTATTACAGTCTTCATCATCACAAGCACGTGTCTAATTGTAGTTATGGCCGGAGAGAGATATTTAGCAGTGTGTCATCCATTCAAAGCtagaaaaataatatcattaaagaagacaaaaattacaattttccttgtatatatgttgtgtatgATATTTTCTATACCTCTTTTCTTCGAAAATATccttaaaaagacaaaatgtgTAGATAATACTGTTTTGTACGAAATAACAGTTCGAAAGGAATATGGGCGTGATAAGATAGCTTTACGTAGAATGATCTGGGCTTTACTTTTCGATTTCATTCCATGTGCGGCTTTGTTATATTTCAATGCTTGTCTGATCTACAGAATACACAGAGCAAAGAAATTAAGGAAGCAAATGGTAAATGGACACGACGGAAATAGGTGTCGCTTTAATAGCACTACCACTTCCGTTACAACTCCAACAAGCGATCCAGATCTGTACTCAACAGTTTCATCGAAAACACGAAGTCGTCTTATTAAACCAAAACGAAAACAGTCTGATAACGCATTGAACAGTGTCACTGCTACTCTTGTAGCCGTTGTTGTGTTGTTCCTTATACTTGTTTCACCATCAGAAGTACTGAAATTTATATATACGAAAGTCACAAATGAAACACACGGTAAGAACTATACACtggaaataataaaacatgtgaCAAATTTCATGCAGGCATTGAACTTCTCTGTTAACTTTGTGTTATACTGTGCTGTGAATAAGTCTTTTAGAAAAACActgaaaaacattttctgtttctGCGACCATCACAGTACACATTACCACAGATCGCACAACGATGTCAAGTTAGGGAACATGGTTCCTCTGTTTAAGAACAATGTGTCATAA